In the genome of Peromyscus eremicus chromosome 8b, PerEre_H2_v1, whole genome shotgun sequence, the window GGAGTAAAAAAACCGGCCACAAACAAAGTCGTCCCCCATAGCTTGTTGAACATTACTGGGCAGGAACTGGAACAAGCAACCAAGATGTCATAGCCTTCAATGCCATCAGCATAGGCCTCAGAGAAGACTACCCCAAAGGCGAATGCTCCAGGGACGGACCAGCAGACAAGCAGCAGCCGCTTAACAACTGGAATGGTCATTTTGGTGCAGTAATGCAAAGGGTGACAGATGGCATAAAACCTATCGACAGCCACTGAGCAAAGATGGAAGATGGACGTTATGCTAAGCATCAGGTCAAAGCTGTAATGGACCTTGCAAAAAGTAAGTCCGAAATACCAGCAGTTCTCCACCGACCTGACCATACTGTATGGCATGATGGTGAATCCCAACAGGAAGTCGGTGACTGCCATGGAGAGGATGAGGAGGTTAGTCGGCGTGTGAAGCTGCTTGAAGTAGGAAATGGAAATGATCATGGCCAGATTACCAAAGACTGTGATAAATATGGCTCCTGCCATAAATGAGTACATGGCAACTCGGACCCCTAAAGACCTTTCATTTTCTGGGCAAGATCCGTTTCCATATTCTGAACAATCAAGGGCTTCCTACAAAAAAGCAAGAACACATGGGCTTTTATCAgagaaaagactttatttttatttctgcttttacaAATCAAttcaagaaaaaatataaaagactcAAGGAAGACAATTAtactgaaatatataaatatatatgacatgtttttttcattaattttatgatTTATAGAATTCTAAAGAATAGATTAAAGTTATTTACACTTTTCATGACTCAAGTTTTACCACCCACTCCTACTTCATTCTAACAGGATCTGTAATTAAGAAgttgaagaaggagaggagacagaaaagggaagcaggaggggagatgataaaataaatttattgacGACTTAACTCTAACTGAGTGTCCTTGTGTGTATAGAAACAGATAACTGCTAGAACATTCATACACTTCTTCCTCAGATGAACCTGGAATCCATCATCAGACTTGATTTGCTTGGCTTGTGTTGCCTCATAAACCTTAGGTTATTGTGTAAAAATAGTTTCATTCACATGTTCtattgtttcctctgtgttttgatttttttctcactaAAGTTGTTTTAAGGTGGAAGTTATTGAATTACCCTTAATTATCTGGGAAAGCCATCCTCCTTAGCAAATCTCCAAGTATTAGCAAGCATCACACCCTCCAGGACAGCTAATCAAATGGTGGAGGTCAGAGTAAGCTTTcaggagttgggtctctccttccactgtgtgggtcctagggatggaactccAAGCATCAGGCTCTGCAGTGATTATTTTTAACTTAAGCAACAAAACCAGCTGTAAGAAAGGGAGCAACTGACCCCAAGAAATGGATCCAAGGCAGTTTggttcctcttttccttcctactCTGGGACACTAGGTCCACCTGCAGAGAAGCAATGGAGTGTGTGACAGCATGCGTTTTCACAGTGGTTTAAAGTAGATGAAGGACCCATTCATACTCAAGACCTGGGTGTTTAGAAGCTACAAACAGGAGCACCACCAGTTACATTTAAGATCTCTGTCAGCTAATGCCACTCTCGATGGTATTTACAGAAAAACAGGCCTATTCCCAATAAGTGGTAGTGGTGGTTagttgatttggtttggttttttagtttttgaggtaAGGCCTCACATGGcggaggttggccttgaacttttg includes:
- the LOC131918868 gene encoding trace amine-associated receptor 2 — protein: MYSFMAGAIFITVFGNLAMIISISYFKQLHTPTNLLILSMAVTDFLLGFTIMPYSMVRSVENCWYFGLTFCKVHYSFDLMLSITSIFHLCSVAVDRFYAICHPLHYCTKMTIPVVKRLLLVCWSVPGAFAFGVVFSEAYADGIEGYDILVACSSSCPVMFNKLWGTTLFVAGFFTPSSMMVGIYGKIFAVSKKHARAIDNLPESQNNQMRKDKKAAKTLGIVMGVFLLCWFPCFFTILLDPFLNFSTPAILFDALTWFGYFNSTCNPLIYGFFYPWFRRALKYILLGKIFSSHFHNTNLFTQKETQ